Proteins found in one Actinokineospora alba genomic segment:
- a CDS encoding alpha/beta hydrolase, whose product MNDVTVIERPPLGIRLLQALGGERDWLAMTAEDLATFREAENRKRASRLARVITGFPDRRATVQWQEVTLPDRLLPVRVYRPSANGDADLPLVLHVHGGGFVGTAAQSDWVNSHLAARLPAVVVSVEHWLLAPGTALSAAVDDGWDVLRHVVRHAAQWGVDPARTAIVGESTGGLIAALAAIRAKESGLLLRAQVLVNPAVDLTETMFDHPSFIRHANTPTLNVEQLRLLHRLAVPPGTDPRPLSPLHADDLGGLAPALVVVPTLDPLADHGRRFAARLRESGTQARLAEHPGATHAFLSMPGVVPQAKAARAEITEFLRDRLAC is encoded by the coding sequence ATGAACGACGTCACCGTGATCGAACGGCCGCCGCTGGGTATCCGGCTGCTGCAAGCCCTGGGCGGCGAGCGGGACTGGTTGGCGATGACGGCCGAGGACTTGGCCACCTTCCGCGAAGCGGAGAACCGCAAGCGGGCGTCCCGTCTCGCCCGCGTGATCACCGGGTTCCCGGACCGCCGGGCCACGGTCCAGTGGCAGGAGGTGACGTTGCCCGACCGCCTGCTCCCGGTCCGGGTGTACCGGCCGTCCGCCAACGGCGACGCCGACCTACCGCTCGTGCTTCACGTGCACGGCGGCGGGTTCGTCGGCACGGCGGCGCAGAGCGACTGGGTGAACAGCCATCTCGCCGCACGCCTGCCCGCGGTCGTCGTCTCGGTCGAGCACTGGCTCCTCGCCCCGGGGACCGCGCTGTCCGCGGCCGTCGACGACGGCTGGGACGTCCTGCGGCACGTGGTGCGCCACGCCGCGCAATGGGGAGTCGACCCGGCGCGCACGGCGATCGTGGGCGAGAGCACGGGCGGGTTGATCGCCGCGCTGGCCGCGATCCGGGCCAAGGAGTCCGGCCTGCTCCTGCGGGCGCAGGTGTTGGTCAACCCCGCCGTCGACCTGACCGAGACGATGTTCGACCACCCCTCGTTCATCCGGCACGCGAACACCCCGACCCTGAACGTGGAGCAGTTGCGGCTGCTGCACCGGTTGGCCGTTCCGCCGGGAACAGACCCACGCCCGCTGTCGCCGCTGCACGCGGACGACCTGGGCGGGCTGGCCCCGGCACTGGTGGTGGTGCCGACCCTCGACCCGCTGGCCGACCACGGCCGCCGGTTCGCCGCACGGCTTCGCGAGTCCGGGACGCAGGCGCGGCTCGCCGAACATCCCGGAGCGACGCACGCGTTCCTCAGCATGCCGGGCGTGGTCCCGCAGGCCAAGGCCGCGCGGGCGGAGATCACCGAGTTCCTCCGGGACCGCCTCGCCTGCTGA
- a CDS encoding RNA polymerase sigma factor, with protein MSTSQNDSTAATDSELVRRARSGDNSAFGEIFRRYWSPVHATAWAQLHFDKDAADDAAAEVFLGVVKSRFEGFRDNGALKPYLCRIAQRRAVDQVRPRSGKVSQHYTEQVPEVAAPDAPTLDLESEAHMRWLSLQFTACLSEDERTLFALWVREQSGTLTRSETAELLGTTPMYAGTRIARLRAKLAKIGAVIAMVHKGDFTHCANLAKLVPETPSPDQWPALVEHVAKCGSCSGSSTSQVDVDRVLATLGVAAIAAAHAGRFLGTATVSTAAGIGALGPLLSLLNPAQAGAATAETAAGGAAAGAGSAKALLGIGGSLAVAGTVVALVLLSPAGSPEAVPPPSEPTSTSAPAAPTSTPTTPPTSPSNPPPGSGATTTNPPESGGVSQPPSVAPEVVPPGERPNDPRPGEPRPQPTPAPVTQPATWGHWQVRWAADPGTRELAPSAQHPGNEESNWTSGEWALRTPAEPRRATVTRLGTGRHVVVLPGIGAPGGIAHVTANDFQAVGASCQPLRWWKQGVDQAIEVVCFDRAGGPADVPFTGLFLAGHADTERGYVHADNPAASAYLPGNRHNSGTVTRTGVGRYTVATGQADAVQVTPVGATRRHCAITDRTTRSASIACFTTDATPADTVFTLSHTHAGSLIGEPRRPHGAHARIGPTGTVDHAWVSKPGQATVTRTGLGRYTVRFPVGLLPSYTQVTAVGGGYCTLVLRNDYSKPNDAVLLIGCYTAAGAPADSAFHVTYATTSFYQ; from the coding sequence GTGTCGACCTCCCAGAATGACTCCACCGCCGCGACCGACAGCGAACTGGTGCGGCGCGCCAGGTCCGGCGACAACTCGGCGTTCGGCGAGATCTTCCGGCGCTACTGGAGCCCGGTGCACGCCACGGCGTGGGCCCAGCTCCACTTCGACAAGGACGCCGCGGACGACGCCGCGGCGGAGGTGTTCCTCGGCGTGGTGAAGTCGCGGTTCGAGGGGTTCCGCGACAACGGGGCGCTCAAGCCCTACCTGTGCCGCATCGCGCAGCGCCGCGCGGTCGACCAGGTGCGGCCGCGCAGCGGCAAGGTGAGCCAGCACTACACCGAGCAGGTGCCCGAGGTCGCGGCGCCGGACGCGCCGACACTGGACCTGGAGTCCGAGGCGCACATGCGGTGGCTGTCGCTGCAGTTCACGGCCTGTCTCAGCGAGGACGAGCGGACGCTGTTCGCGCTGTGGGTGCGGGAGCAGAGCGGAACGCTCACCCGGTCGGAGACCGCGGAACTGCTGGGGACGACGCCGATGTACGCGGGCACCAGGATCGCCCGCCTGCGAGCCAAGCTCGCCAAGATCGGCGCGGTGATCGCCATGGTGCACAAGGGCGACTTCACCCACTGCGCGAACCTGGCCAAGCTCGTCCCTGAAACGCCGTCGCCGGATCAGTGGCCCGCGCTGGTCGAGCACGTGGCGAAGTGCGGCTCCTGTTCCGGCAGCTCCACCTCGCAGGTCGACGTCGACCGGGTGCTCGCCACTCTAGGGGTCGCCGCGATCGCCGCCGCGCACGCGGGCAGGTTCCTCGGCACCGCGACCGTGAGCACCGCGGCCGGGATCGGCGCCCTCGGGCCCCTGCTCAGCCTGCTCAACCCGGCACAGGCAGGCGCGGCGACCGCCGAAACGGCCGCAGGCGGTGCGGCGGCGGGCGCGGGTTCAGCGAAGGCGCTCCTCGGGATCGGCGGAAGTCTGGCCGTGGCGGGCACGGTCGTCGCACTGGTCCTGCTCAGCCCAGCCGGTTCCCCCGAGGCTGTGCCGCCGCCGAGCGAGCCGACCTCGACGTCAGCACCCGCGGCACCGACGTCGACGCCGACCACACCGCCGACCTCGCCGTCGAACCCGCCGCCCGGCAGCGGTGCCACCACGACGAATCCCCCGGAGTCCGGCGGTGTGTCGCAGCCACCCAGCGTCGCGCCCGAGGTTGTGCCACCGGGCGAACGCCCGAACGACCCGCGGCCGGGCGAACCCCGCCCCCAACCCACACCTGCTCCCGTTACCCAACCGGCCACGTGGGGACACTGGCAGGTCAGGTGGGCCGCCGACCCGGGAACGCGCGAACTCGCGCCGTCGGCCCAACACCCCGGCAACGAGGAGAGCAACTGGACGTCGGGCGAATGGGCCCTGCGCACCCCGGCGGAACCCAGGCGCGCGACCGTGACCCGCCTCGGCACCGGCAGGCATGTGGTCGTCCTGCCCGGAATCGGGGCGCCGGGCGGCATCGCGCACGTGACCGCCAACGACTTCCAGGCCGTCGGCGCCTCATGCCAACCGCTCCGCTGGTGGAAGCAGGGTGTCGACCAAGCCATCGAGGTCGTCTGCTTCGACCGCGCGGGCGGTCCCGCCGACGTGCCCTTCACCGGGCTCTTCCTGGCCGGGCACGCCGACACCGAGCGCGGGTACGTCCACGCCGACAATCCGGCCGCATCCGCCTATCTGCCGGGGAACCGGCACAACAGCGGGACGGTCACCCGCACCGGCGTCGGCCGCTACACCGTGGCCACCGGCCAGGCCGACGCGGTCCAGGTGACACCGGTCGGCGCCACCCGCAGGCACTGCGCCATCACCGACCGGACCACGCGGTCGGCGTCGATCGCCTGCTTCACCACCGACGCGACGCCCGCCGACACCGTGTTCACCCTCAGCCACACCCACGCGGGCAGCCTGATCGGCGAACCGCGACGCCCCCATGGCGCCCACGCTCGGATCGGGCCCACGGGAACGGTCGACCACGCCTGGGTGTCGAAACCCGGTCAGGCCACCGTCACCCGCACCGGGCTCGGCCGCTACACCGTGCGGTTCCCGGTCGGTCTGCTGCCCAGCTACACCCAGGTGACGGCGGTCGGCGGCGGCTACTGCACCCTCGTGCTCCGCAACGACTACAGCAAACCGAACGACGCCGTACTCCTGATCGGGTGCTACACGGCGGCGGGCGCACCGGCGGACAGCGCCTTCCACGTCACCTACGCGACCACGAGCTTCTACCAATGA
- a CDS encoding RICIN domain-containing protein yields the protein MRRLILKIGLVSAAVVGSVLTGAAPSSAAVPPFTDSTTWAYLSNPASGMVVDVAGQSRAERASIWTWPFHGDLNQHWEVKSVPNTPYYTIAATHSRMCLDVRWGNWNNGTEVWQWPCHGGDPQLWKPETFAVDQFGYSTFRLRNKGSQRCLEVPGGVAPQGAVLRIWDCHGGRNQEWRQGNFLSNPTRGHVADIRDGNTASGAQAWMWPFHGGANQEVYAPYASGFGAQARRFSFLHSGKCLGVQGRSPQNGALVVQLPCDLADTNQVWLQERVLTDKWGHPINRYRNKLTGKCLDIWVHDAPVGARLLQWDCHTGWNQQWRIG from the coding sequence ATGAGGCGACTCATCTTGAAGATCGGGCTGGTTTCGGCGGCCGTGGTGGGCTCGGTGTTGACCGGCGCCGCACCGAGTTCGGCCGCCGTGCCGCCGTTCACCGACAGCACCACGTGGGCCTACCTGAGCAACCCCGCGAGCGGCATGGTCGTCGACGTGGCCGGGCAGAGCCGGGCGGAGCGGGCGTCGATCTGGACGTGGCCGTTCCACGGTGACCTCAACCAGCACTGGGAGGTCAAGAGTGTGCCCAACACGCCGTATTACACGATCGCGGCGACGCACAGCCGGATGTGTCTGGACGTCCGGTGGGGCAACTGGAACAACGGCACCGAGGTGTGGCAGTGGCCATGCCACGGCGGCGACCCGCAGCTGTGGAAGCCCGAGACGTTTGCCGTCGACCAGTTCGGCTATTCGACGTTTCGGTTGCGCAACAAGGGAAGCCAGCGCTGCCTGGAGGTTCCCGGTGGGGTCGCCCCGCAGGGCGCGGTGCTGCGGATCTGGGACTGCCACGGCGGGCGCAACCAGGAATGGCGGCAGGGCAACTTCCTGAGCAACCCGACCCGCGGGCACGTCGCCGACATCCGGGACGGGAACACCGCCTCCGGTGCGCAGGCATGGATGTGGCCCTTCCACGGCGGCGCGAACCAGGAGGTGTACGCCCCCTACGCGAGCGGCTTCGGCGCGCAGGCGCGCCGGTTCAGCTTCCTGCACTCCGGCAAATGCCTTGGCGTGCAAGGACGAAGCCCGCAGAACGGCGCCCTCGTCGTGCAGTTGCCCTGCGACCTCGCCGACACCAACCAGGTGTGGCTGCAGGAACGGGTGCTCACCGACAAGTGGGGTCACCCGATCAACCGCTACCGCAACAAGTTGACCGGCAAGTGCCTCGACATCTGGGTCCACGACGCCCCGGTGGGTGCCCGGCTGCTGCAGTGGGACTGCCACACCGGCTGGAACCAGCAGTGGCGGATCGGCTGA
- a CDS encoding ArsR/SmtB family transcription factor — protein MAMELVVGTDDLLRCRFALSPLWETLAAVRTLTDVRRQPYHLPWLRKVDGLVDADYLAPLLALLPRKGYTPDFLTPPPQGPLVEFHTELAQLAATDTDQVAIELDRCLRGPRPVSPELAARLSADPGKTLAEITAIVRTCWERLIKPHWPLVRDRLEADIAVRARHLADGGLSKVLADLNPQVRWTDNAVRVATAYPLRRELTGQGLLLMPSVFIWPVVTVVVEPPWQPTLIYPARGVAEVWQARPQRSAHALGRLIGRTRARILVTLDAPASTGALARTHGVSPATVSDHLAALRDAGLVTSRRVGRVVLYERTALGVTLTG, from the coding sequence ATGGCGATGGAACTGGTGGTGGGCACCGACGACCTCCTGCGCTGTCGCTTCGCGTTGTCTCCGCTGTGGGAGACGCTCGCGGCGGTCCGCACCCTGACCGACGTGCGTCGCCAGCCCTACCACCTGCCGTGGCTGCGCAAGGTCGACGGCCTCGTCGACGCCGACTACCTCGCCCCGCTGCTCGCGCTGCTCCCCCGCAAGGGGTACACCCCGGATTTCCTCACCCCGCCACCACAAGGACCGCTGGTCGAGTTCCACACGGAACTCGCTCAGCTGGCGGCCACGGACACCGACCAGGTCGCCATCGAGCTCGACCGGTGCCTGCGCGGACCGCGGCCGGTGTCGCCGGAACTCGCGGCGAGACTGTCCGCCGATCCCGGCAAAACCCTGGCGGAGATCACGGCGATCGTGCGCACCTGCTGGGAACGGCTGATCAAGCCGCACTGGCCGCTGGTTCGGGACCGGCTCGAAGCGGACATCGCGGTGCGTGCCCGGCACCTGGCCGACGGCGGTCTGAGCAAGGTGCTCGCGGACCTGAACCCGCAGGTCCGGTGGACCGACAACGCGGTGCGCGTCGCCACCGCGTATCCGCTGCGCCGTGAGCTGACCGGTCAAGGCCTGCTGCTCATGCCCAGCGTGTTCATCTGGCCGGTGGTGACCGTCGTGGTCGAGCCGCCGTGGCAACCCACGCTGATCTACCCGGCCCGCGGGGTCGCGGAGGTGTGGCAAGCCCGGCCCCAGCGGTCCGCGCACGCGTTGGGCAGGCTCATCGGGCGCACTCGGGCGCGAATCCTGGTCACACTCGACGCTCCGGCCTCGACCGGAGCTCTCGCGCGCACCCACGGGGTCAGCCCGGCGACCGTGTCCGATCACCTGGCGGCGCTGCGTGATGCGGGCTTGGTCACCAGCCGCCGGGTCGGACGGGTGGTCCTCTACGAACGCACGGCACTCGGGGTGACGCTGACGGGTTGA
- a CDS encoding MFS transporter, with the protein MTSRMTYRRVLAIPEFRAIFTAQVIATLGTVVAQLTLSVVVYQRTGSPLLSALTFALGFAPYLLGATLLSALADRRPPRDVLVACQAVSCGVVATMAVPGLPIALLFLLLLVLGTVAPVFQGARAATLPDVVTGAGYALARSLLRLVSQSTQLIGFAVGGVLLVVLSPTVSLLFATTGCGAAAVLLRFGTERRQARTADAEDSIAKASLVGLKQVMGVPGLRPLLLLTWLPPAFAVAPEALAVSYADDLGSGPAVVGLLLCAAPAGSVLGELLAGAFLPAATRVRMVAPIATLMFLPLLAFAIRPGAALATLLLFLCGFGFTYAMGLDQRVIDATPEHLRGRTLTITLAGLMISQGLGFAAAGAAAEFVTPHVVVVAAGVLGLATVLLCTIRSNADSSPGQPVKFAGKTSRWDVENPSAAPSPE; encoded by the coding sequence GTGACTTCACGGATGACGTACCGCCGCGTCCTGGCCATCCCCGAGTTCCGCGCCATCTTCACCGCCCAGGTCATCGCGACGCTGGGCACCGTGGTCGCGCAGCTCACCCTCTCCGTCGTGGTGTACCAGCGAACGGGATCCCCGCTGCTCTCGGCGCTGACCTTCGCGCTCGGCTTCGCCCCGTACCTGCTCGGCGCGACCCTGCTGTCGGCGCTCGCGGATCGGCGTCCACCGCGGGACGTGCTCGTGGCGTGCCAGGCGGTCAGCTGTGGCGTGGTCGCCACGATGGCCGTCCCCGGCCTGCCGATCGCGCTGCTGTTCCTGCTCCTGCTCGTCCTCGGCACGGTGGCGCCGGTGTTCCAGGGTGCCCGGGCGGCCACCTTGCCGGACGTGGTGACCGGTGCGGGCTACGCGCTGGCACGGTCGTTGCTGCGACTGGTTTCCCAGAGCACGCAGCTGATCGGGTTCGCCGTCGGCGGCGTCCTGCTGGTTGTGCTCTCGCCGACGGTGTCACTTTTGTTCGCCACCACCGGTTGCGGAGCCGCCGCGGTTCTCCTGCGGTTCGGCACCGAACGCAGGCAGGCGCGCACAGCCGACGCCGAGGACTCGATCGCCAAGGCGTCGCTGGTGGGACTCAAGCAGGTCATGGGGGTGCCGGGGTTGCGCCCGCTACTGCTCCTGACCTGGCTCCCGCCCGCGTTCGCCGTCGCCCCCGAGGCGCTGGCGGTGTCCTACGCCGACGACCTGGGCAGTGGTCCGGCGGTCGTCGGGCTCCTGCTGTGCGCCGCCCCCGCGGGCTCGGTCCTCGGCGAACTGCTCGCCGGCGCCTTCCTGCCCGCCGCGACCAGAGTCCGGATGGTGGCGCCGATCGCCACGCTGATGTTCCTCCCTCTGCTGGCGTTCGCCATCCGCCCAGGTGCCGCCCTGGCGACACTGCTGTTGTTCCTCTGCGGATTCGGCTTCACCTATGCGATGGGCTTGGACCAGCGGGTCATCGACGCCACCCCGGAGCACCTGCGCGGGCGGACACTGACCATTACTCTGGCCGGACTGATGATCAGTCAGGGACTGGGTTTCGCCGCGGCGGGTGCCGCCGCCGAATTCGTGACACCGCACGTGGTGGTCGTCGCCGCGGGTGTGCTCGGCTTGGCCACGGTGCTGCTGTGCACGATCCGGAGCAACGCCGATTCGAGTCCGGGACAGCCCGTGAAGTTCGCCGGAAAAACTTCGCGGTGGGATGTCGAGAACCCGAGCGCGGCTCCGTCCCCTGAGTGA
- a CDS encoding YciI family protein, with protein sequence MAKYLLLKHYRGAPAPVNNVPMDQWTPDEVSAHMQYMHDFAAKLEGTGEYVDGQALAPEGTFVRYDGEGRPPVTDGPFAETKDLIAGWMVIDVETYERAIELAGELSAAPGAGGKPIHEWLELRPFYGVSPTITE encoded by the coding sequence ATGGCCAAGTACCTGCTTCTCAAGCACTACCGTGGCGCGCCCGCACCGGTCAACAACGTGCCGATGGACCAGTGGACGCCGGACGAGGTTTCCGCACACATGCAGTACATGCATGACTTCGCCGCCAAGCTGGAGGGCACCGGTGAGTACGTCGATGGTCAGGCGCTTGCCCCGGAGGGCACGTTCGTCCGTTACGACGGCGAGGGTCGCCCGCCGGTGACCGATGGCCCGTTCGCGGAGACGAAGGACTTGATCGCCGGGTGGATGGTGATCGACGTCGAGACCTACGAGCGGGCGATCGAGCTGGCGGGTGAGCTGTCCGCGGCTCCGGGTGCCGGTGGCAAGCCGATCCATGAGTGGTTGGAGCTGCGTCCGTTCTACGGCGTGTCCCCGACCATCACGGAGTGA